One region of Syntrophales bacterium genomic DNA includes:
- a CDS encoding ParB N-terminal domain-containing protein, whose product MFGRIKNDQKSLDRPRILQPLTVARSGRGYFLVVGERRLLAARLFGLVTVPVRVIPTLQRQQDALSLQLIENLQREDLNPMDLAQGLLAYWKSRHGDVPIDEIINAFVISDRSPERLQIFHNLLTT is encoded by the coding sequence GTGTTTGGGAGGATAAAAAATGATCAAAAGAGTCTTGATCGCCCGCGCATTCTCCAGCCGCTTACGGTTGCCCGGAGCGGCAGGGGCTATTTCCTCGTTGTCGGGGAGCGGCGGCTGCTGGCGGCCCGGCTGTTCGGGCTGGTGACCGTTCCCGTCCGGGTGATTCCTACGCTCCAAAGGCAGCAGGATGCTCTCTCGCTGCAATTGATCGAGAACCTCCAGCGGGAAGATTTGAACCCGATGGACCTGGCGCAAGGTCTTCTGGCCTACTGGAAATCCCGGCACGGGGATGTTCCCATAGACGAAATTATCAACGCGTTTGTCATCTCCGACAGGAGCCCGGAGAGGCTGCAAATCTTCCACAATCTGCTGACAACATGA
- a CDS encoding EAL domain-containing protein yields the protein MRKNLTVIILAAVGLLTVFFLTFYIHQTNKERVLSQFNNTQLLIARQTTRQIESYLRFRSSDLRRFFSSAALQDPGRKKMTVDILSNFERLKRFNIKEISLLDEKGTASYSTTAMAIGENHSQDNFFSWARDPVNKGSVWIWYEKGERQRIPVTAGSPVSTHIGIFLATPLYRESAAGGRQKPGDKFAGALMFKVDLEKMVAEQSIVFTPLMKSHKFWIMDKEGTVLLQSEHPEMVMRNIREKDGTCNQCHASFNHIEMMLGKTEGVTEYQLKGEPKKLAAFASMSVENVSWIVVENAPLDEVTAFVWKDFKKTLLLLGIVVFILGIAFFWAYRNYRGRVDHETLINTLLSISLLDIHLEEQLAKMLETIISISWLKVEAKGCIFLVKEKSDVLVMVVQKGLSPLLATTCAEVPFGRCICGRAALKGEIEFVKNVDERHENLFGSVSPHGHYCVPIKFHGKVLGVLNLYLRAGHRRDKREEEFLKAITDVVAGIIERKRAEEELQLSEERFRRIFDEGPVGMILANPDYTIIAVNKVLCGLLGYSEQELADQSIADITCEEDREKDREFSAQLFADSLPVLHLEKRYVRKDGGIMWAKITASALHGKEDNMLYGLIIIEDLTESKKATEKIHLLHYYDSLTGLPNRTFHKELIKRSIEHAHRHKEIFALIYIGLDNFQRINDTLGYNIGDILLKAVADRLTHSLRKSDDVARSDEGEAVSAVSRCGGDEFIVLVHDLNQAQGAAIAARHLLEEISTSYDLNGREVFMTASIGIALYPDDGTDVDDLLKNAEKAMRCTKSEGKSNYQFYSGSMNSFVLELLTLESDLHMALARNELVLYYQPKVDAATRMVKGMEALIRWKHPDRGLIPPLQFIPLAETSGLIIPIGEFVIRTVCGQIKTWQEAGYQRINIALNLSSRQFDQQNLIEIVKEALQDTMISPQCLELEITESVIMRNPEKAIQILTELNAQGIGISIDDFGTGYSSLSYLKRLPLDYLKIDQSFVKGLASDPKDQAIVKTTIAMAHSLNLKTIAEGVETEEQLSFLQEHECDEIQGYLFSRPLPAEEIPGILAKGYL from the coding sequence ATGAGAAAAAATCTGACAGTTATTATTCTCGCAGCAGTAGGTTTGCTGACCGTTTTCTTCCTCACTTTTTATATCCACCAGACAAACAAGGAACGCGTTCTCTCCCAATTTAACAATACTCAGCTCCTGATTGCCCGGCAGACTACCAGGCAAATCGAATCTTACCTTCGTTTCCGTTCCTCTGATCTCCGGAGGTTCTTTTCTTCCGCCGCCCTGCAGGACCCTGGCAGGAAAAAGATGACAGTCGATATCCTGTCGAACTTCGAACGCTTAAAGAGGTTTAACATTAAGGAGATATCTCTTCTTGACGAAAAAGGAACAGCCTCCTATTCCACGACTGCAATGGCCATTGGAGAAAATCATTCTCAAGATAACTTCTTCTCCTGGGCAAGAGACCCGGTAAACAAAGGATCGGTCTGGATTTGGTATGAGAAGGGGGAGAGACAGCGCATACCAGTGACTGCAGGAAGCCCTGTTTCCACCCATATCGGGATTTTCCTTGCCACCCCGCTGTATCGGGAATCCGCCGCCGGAGGTCGTCAAAAGCCTGGAGACAAATTCGCCGGCGCTCTGATGTTTAAGGTCGATCTGGAGAAAATGGTTGCTGAGCAGTCAATCGTATTCACTCCGCTGATGAAATCGCACAAGTTCTGGATCATGGATAAGGAAGGAACGGTTTTGCTGCAATCCGAGCACCCGGAGATGGTGATGAGAAACATCCGGGAAAAGGATGGAACCTGCAATCAATGCCATGCTTCCTTCAATCATATTGAGATGATGCTGGGGAAAACGGAAGGCGTCACGGAATATCAACTAAAGGGAGAGCCAAAGAAATTGGCGGCCTTTGCTTCGATGTCCGTTGAGAACGTCTCGTGGATCGTCGTAGAGAACGCGCCGTTGGACGAGGTGACGGCTTTCGTGTGGAAAGATTTCAAAAAGACCCTTTTGCTCCTCGGCATCGTGGTGTTCATCCTCGGCATCGCCTTTTTCTGGGCGTACAGGAACTACCGTGGAAGAGTGGACCACGAGACGCTTATCAATACATTGTTGAGCATCTCGTTATTGGATATCCATCTTGAAGAACAATTGGCCAAGATGCTTGAGACCATTATTTCCATCTCCTGGCTTAAAGTGGAAGCAAAAGGATGTATCTTTCTGGTCAAAGAAAAATCCGATGTGCTGGTTATGGTGGTCCAAAAGGGTCTATCCCCATTGTTGGCGACAACATGTGCAGAAGTTCCGTTTGGCCGCTGTATCTGCGGTCGAGCCGCCCTGAAAGGAGAAATCGAGTTTGTCAAAAACGTTGATGAGCGCCATGAAAATCTATTCGGGAGTGTCTCTCCGCATGGTCACTACTGTGTTCCAATCAAGTTCCACGGCAAAGTACTGGGGGTTCTGAATCTGTACTTGAGGGCCGGGCATCGCAGAGACAAAAGGGAAGAGGAATTTCTCAAAGCGATCACGGATGTAGTGGCCGGTATCATAGAGAGAAAGAGGGCGGAGGAAGAGTTGCAACTGAGCGAAGAACGCTTCAGACGCATCTTTGATGAAGGACCTGTCGGGATGATTTTGGCAAATCCGGATTACACGATTATCGCGGTGAATAAAGTGTTATGCGGATTGTTGGGGTATAGCGAGCAGGAACTTGCAGATCAAAGCATTGCAGATATCACATGCGAAGAAGACAGAGAGAAGGATAGAGAATTTTCAGCACAATTATTCGCAGACAGCCTCCCCGTGCTTCACTTGGAAAAGCGGTATGTCAGAAAGGACGGAGGAATCATGTGGGCTAAAATTACCGCCTCTGCCCTCCATGGGAAAGAAGATAACATGCTTTACGGTCTGATTATCATTGAGGACCTCACGGAAAGCAAGAAGGCGACAGAAAAAATTCACCTTCTGCATTATTATGACAGCCTAACCGGGTTGCCAAACCGCACATTTCATAAAGAGCTTATAAAAAGATCAATTGAACATGCCCATCGCCATAAAGAGATATTTGCCCTGATTTACATTGGATTAGATAATTTCCAGCGGATTAACGATACGCTCGGATATAACATCGGAGATATTCTGCTGAAGGCTGTTGCTGACAGACTTACCCACTCTTTGCGAAAAAGCGACGACGTTGCCAGATCAGATGAAGGTGAAGCAGTGAGTGCTGTATCTCGATGCGGTGGAGACGAGTTTATCGTATTGGTGCATGATCTCAACCAGGCTCAGGGCGCCGCAATAGCCGCTCGTCATTTACTTGAGGAAATATCCACCTCCTATGATCTGAACGGTCGCGAGGTTTTTATGACTGCCAGCATCGGCATTGCCTTGTATCCTGATGACGGAACGGATGTTGACGACCTACTGAAAAACGCCGAAAAGGCCATGAGATGCACAAAGAGCGAAGGGAAAAGCAACTATCAATTTTATTCGGGATCAATGAATTCCTTTGTTCTGGAACTCCTGACACTGGAAAGCGACCTGCACATGGCTCTGGCGCGGAACGAACTGGTACTCTACTACCAGCCGAAGGTAGACGCGGCAACGCGAATGGTTAAAGGAATGGAAGCGCTGATCCGCTGGAAACATCCCGATAGAGGCTTGATTCCGCCCCTGCAGTTTATTCCCCTGGCCGAAACAAGCGGCCTCATTATCCCTATCGGAGAGTTTGTCATACGTACCGTCTGTGGGCAAATCAAAACATGGCAGGAAGCCGGTTACCAACGGATAAACATTGCCCTGAATTTGTCGAGCCGCCAGTTTGATCAACAGAACCTGATAGAAATAGTTAAGGAGGCATTACAGGACACCATGATTTCTCCGCAGTGCCTGGAGTTGGAAATAACGGAGAGCGTCATTATGCGGAACCCGGAGAAGGCTATTCAGATATTGACTGAACTAAACGCGCAGGGCATAGGGATTTCGATTGATGATTTCGGCACGGGATATTCATCGTTGAGCTATTTGAAACGGCTGCCGCTGGATTATTTAAAGATAGATCAGTCCTTTGTAAAGGGTCTGGCGTCCGACCCAAAAGATCAGGCGATAGTCAAGACGACGATCGCTATGGCGCACAGTCTGAATTTGAAAACCATTGCCGAAGGCGTGGAGACGGAAGAGCAGTTGTCCTTCCTGCAGGAACACGAATGCGACGAAATTCAGGGATACTTGTTTAGCCGGCCTTTGCCGGCAGAGGAGATCCCAGGGATATTGGCGAAAGGATACCTGTAA
- a CDS encoding methyl-accepting chemotaxis protein has translation MKIKDEIAFQTNLLALNAAVETARAGEAGAGFAVVADEVRNLALRSAEAAKSTANLIDDSIKRIKNGSAIVVRTSDAFAKVAKSSKKVGELIGEIAAASDEQAQGIGQISKAIAGMDKVVQQNAANAEESASASEELNAQAMQMKGFVGDIMTIVLGSNAGGASVSGNITPSRRPKAALTAKTGGKAKSLPVSRKSGKMIASGAKIVRPEQVIPMDGDDEFKDF, from the coding sequence ATGAAAATAAAAGATGAGATCGCGTTTCAGACGAACCTGCTGGCCTTGAACGCGGCGGTGGAGACGGCCCGAGCCGGGGAGGCGGGGGCGGGCTTTGCCGTCGTTGCCGACGAAGTCCGCAATCTGGCCTTGCGGTCGGCGGAAGCGGCGAAAAGCACGGCGAATCTGATTGATGATTCGATAAAGCGGATCAAGAACGGCTCGGCGATTGTCGTGCGCACGAGCGATGCGTTTGCCAAAGTGGCCAAAAGCTCCAAAAAGGTAGGCGAGCTGATCGGCGAGATCGCTGCGGCGTCGGATGAGCAGGCGCAGGGAATCGGGCAGATCAGCAAGGCGATTGCCGGGATGGACAAGGTTGTCCAGCAGAATGCGGCCAACGCCGAGGAGTCTGCCTCCGCCTCTGAGGAGCTCAATGCCCAGGCTATGCAGATGAAGGGCTTTGTCGGCGACATAATGACCATAGTCCTGGGAAGCAATGCCGGCGGCGCCTCTGTGTCGGGAAATATCACCCCTTCGCGCCGCCCCAAAGCGGCCCTGACGGCGAAAACGGGAGGGAAGGCCAAGTCGCTTCCCGTATCCCGAAAATCGGGGAAAATGATCGCTTCCGGCGCGAAGATTGTTCGCCCCGAGCAAGTTATCCCGATGGATGGAGACGACGAATTCAAGGATTTTTAG
- a CDS encoding chemotaxis protein CheW, translated as MDGTITNKDGRAATREGKYLTFSLAGEEYGIGILKVKEIIGMMTITTIPRMPPYVKGVINLRGKVIPVLDLRLKFDMAEADHTERTCIVVVEISGGAGRLLIGIIVDSVSEVLNVKGGDIEDTPVFGAHLDTEYILGMAKIGGGVKILLDMDRVLNREELNMMESAA; from the coding sequence ATGGATGGCACGATAACAAATAAGGATGGGAGGGCGGCAACCCGGGAAGGCAAGTATTTGACCTTTTCGCTTGCCGGGGAGGAGTATGGGATTGGAATCCTGAAGGTCAAGGAGATCATTGGGATGATGACGATTACCACGATTCCCCGGATGCCTCCCTATGTGAAAGGGGTAATCAACCTGCGGGGAAAGGTGATCCCGGTACTCGATTTGCGGTTGAAATTCGATATGGCGGAGGCTGACCACACGGAGCGCACCTGCATAGTCGTCGTCGAGATTTCCGGCGGGGCGGGGCGTCTGCTCATCGGGATCATCGTTGATTCGGTATCGGAGGTATTGAACGTAAAGGGGGGCGATATTGAAGATACCCCCGTCTTCGGGGCGCATCTCGATACCGAATATATCCTGGGGATGGCGAAAATTGGCGGCGGGGTAAAGATCCTCCTCGATATGGACCGGGTTCTAAACAGGGAAGAGCTCAATATGATGGAAAGTGCCGCATAA
- a CDS encoding DUF3365 domain-containing protein, producing the protein MIKFNNLRMMQIVTIGIGIIFILGASAIILMVQRTMKQESMREAESKARMLLDRNLATHMYFSQNLKPKLFEYTAPFRSKDYFEPSWMSSTYANREINKYFQSLNPFGYYIKDAVIDARNPENEANAYEMDFLAKMKKDKKFNAHSDVQIMAGKPYLFVLRRGEIIEGACLRCHSEPGAAPAGMLRLYGADKAFHRKLDDLVSIISIRIPLAEAYKGASNLSLKLSIMLVTVLVIVLAVLFVLYRHFVIAPIGVISAKARELSRMEGSLGETIPQQGSRELNELCAAFNEMSQKLRIARDSLDKRVQERTGELETANNQLSREIVEHRLATEALTKSEDKFRTAFYISPDAVNINRLEDGKYVSINAGFTKIMGYTKEDIIGKTSIEYDIWDNIDDWQRLVAGLRKTGEVTNLEATFRTKDGKLCYGLISASVLTLDGAPHILSITRDITERKQAEEEKKILEEKLQHAGKMEAIGTLAGGIAHDFNNLLMGIQGYASLLLMHIDSSHPHYEKLKRIEEQVGRGADLAKQLLGFARGGSYEIKPTDMNDLMEKSSSLFGRTKKEISISMKYEENLWPVEVDRGQMEQVFLNLYVNAGQAMPGGGELYIETGNVFFDDAQAVISTVTPGKFVKIKIADTGIGMDEKTRARIFEPFFTTKAMGRGTGLGLAMVYGIIKGHKGAITVDSKPGQGTTFTIYLPASEQEVAKEKAAIETIARGAETILLVDDEQMILKVNRELLEFLGYRVYAAGSGQEAIAVYMEKQKDIDLVILDMILPGISGGETFDRLRGLNSALKVLLASGYSIKGEAQTIMERGCNGFIQKPFRLEILSRKIREMLD; encoded by the coding sequence GTGATAAAATTTAATAATCTCAGGATGATGCAAATAGTAACTATCGGCATCGGGATTATTTTTATTCTGGGGGCTTCAGCAATTATCCTGATGGTTCAGCGCACCATGAAACAGGAATCAATGCGGGAAGCGGAGTCCAAGGCGCGGATGCTGCTTGACCGTAACTTGGCCACTCATATGTACTTTTCACAAAATTTAAAGCCCAAGCTGTTTGAATATACAGCCCCTTTTCGCTCCAAGGATTATTTTGAGCCTTCCTGGATGTCCTCAACCTATGCCAATCGGGAAATCAATAAATATTTTCAATCGCTTAATCCCTTCGGATATTACATCAAAGATGCCGTGATCGATGCAAGAAATCCCGAAAACGAGGCCAATGCCTACGAGATGGATTTTCTCGCAAAAATGAAAAAAGATAAAAAGTTCAATGCCCATTCGGATGTTCAGATAATGGCCGGTAAACCCTATCTTTTTGTTTTGAGAAGGGGAGAAATCATTGAAGGAGCCTGTCTGCGCTGTCACAGCGAACCGGGGGCTGCGCCGGCTGGCATGTTGCGGCTGTACGGCGCGGATAAGGCGTTTCACCGTAAGCTTGATGATTTAGTTAGCATTATCTCCATACGGATCCCCCTCGCCGAAGCTTATAAAGGGGCATCGAACCTCTCGCTTAAACTATCTATTATGCTCGTCACCGTTCTGGTAATTGTCCTGGCGGTTCTCTTTGTTCTGTATCGCCACTTTGTCATCGCCCCTATCGGTGTAATTAGCGCCAAGGCGCGGGAGCTGTCCAGAATGGAAGGAAGCCTCGGGGAAACCATTCCTCAACAAGGCAGCCGGGAATTAAATGAATTATGCGCTGCGTTCAATGAGATGTCTCAGAAGTTGCGAATTGCCAGGGATAGCCTGGACAAACGCGTACAGGAGCGCACCGGCGAACTTGAAACTGCCAATAATCAGCTTTCCCGGGAGATCGTCGAACACAGACTGGCCACTGAGGCGCTAACCAAAAGTGAGGATAAATTCCGCACGGCCTTCTATATCAGCCCCGATGCCGTGAATATTAACCGCCTCGAAGACGGCAAGTACGTCTCAATCAATGCTGGATTCACCAAGATCATGGGATATACGAAAGAGGATATTATCGGCAAGACCTCCATAGAATATGATATCTGGGACAATATTGACGACTGGCAAAGATTGGTCGCCGGATTGAGAAAAACCGGAGAGGTAACCAATCTTGAAGCCACTTTTCGAACGAAGGACGGTAAGCTCTGCTACGGGTTAATTTCGGCCTCTGTGCTCACTCTTGACGGGGCGCCCCATATTCTCAGCATAACCCGCGACATCACCGAGCGCAAGCAGGCGGAGGAGGAAAAGAAAATTCTGGAAGAGAAACTGCAGCATGCAGGAAAGATGGAGGCCATCGGGACGCTGGCCGGCGGCATCGCCCACGACTTCAACAACCTGCTTATGGGGATTCAGGGGTATGCTTCCCTGCTGTTGATGCACATCGATTCCTCACATCCCCATTATGAGAAGCTCAAGCGGATTGAGGAGCAGGTGGGGCGCGGTGCGGATTTAGCCAAACAGTTGCTGGGTTTTGCCCGGGGGGGAAGCTATGAGATAAAGCCTACCGATATGAACGACCTCATGGAAAAGAGCTCCTCACTGTTCGGCAGAACCAAGAAGGAAATCTCCATCTCCATGAAATACGAAGAGAATCTCTGGCCAGTCGAGGTTGATCGGGGGCAGATGGAGCAGGTGTTCCTGAATCTCTATGTGAATGCCGGGCAGGCCATGCCGGGGGGCGGGGAGCTCTATATAGAGACCGGGAATGTTTTCTTTGATGATGCCCAAGCGGTTATCTCCACGGTCACGCCGGGGAAATTTGTAAAAATAAAGATCGCCGATACCGGCATCGGGATGGATGAGAAGACCCGGGCGAGGATTTTCGAGCCCTTTTTCACAACGAAGGCCATGGGAAGGGGAACGGGACTGGGGCTGGCGATGGTCTATGGAATCATCAAGGGTCACAAGGGCGCAATCACTGTGGACAGCAAGCCCGGTCAGGGAACGACCTTCACCATCTATCTGCCCGCTTCGGAGCAGGAAGTGGCAAAGGAAAAGGCGGCAATCGAAACAATCGCCAGGGGCGCGGAGACAATCCTGCTTGTGGATGATGAACAGATGATTCTGAAGGTGAACAGGGAACTGCTGGAATTCCTGGGCTACCGGGTCTATGCGGCCGGCAGCGGCCAGGAGGCGATCGCCGTTTACATGGAAAAGCAAAAGGATATCGACCTGGTCATTCTGGACATGATCCTGCCGGGGATCTCGGGGGGAGAAACCTTCGATCGCCTGCGAGGCCTCAATTCCGCTCTCAAGGTTCTTCTGGCCAGCGGTTACAGCATTAAAGGAGAAGCCCAAACAATCATGGAGCGCGGCTGCAACGGTTTTATCCAGAAGCCCTTTCGTCTGGAAATCCTCTCCCGGAAGATCAGGGAAATGCTGGACTGA